The following is a genomic window from Bordetella petrii.
ACCATCGCGCACATCGCGCGCCGCGCCGACGTCACGCCGGCGATGGTCCACTACTACTTCAAGAACCGCGAACAACTCATCGACGTCGTGGTGGCCGAACGCCTGGCGCCGGTCATCGCCTCCGTCTGGGCGCCGGCGGCCCTGCCCGCCGGCAATGGCCCTGGCGCCGCGCCGCCGACGCCGCCCGAGCCGCGCGCCATGGTGGCGCAGGTCGTCGCGCGCATCATGCAGTGCGCGGCCGAGCGCCCCTGGCTGGCGCCGCTCTGGATGCGTGAAGTGGTTAACGAAGGCGGGCAACTGCGCGAGAAAGTCTTTCGCTACCTGCCGGTCGAACGCCTGCACGCCTTCGCCGCCACGATCACGTCGGCCCAGCAGCAAGGCGCGGTGAACCCCGGCATCGAGCCGCGCCTGGTGTTCCTGTCCATCCTGGGCATGACGCTGCTGCCGCTGGCCACCTCGGCGCTATGGCAACGCATCTGGGACGCCCAGGGCCGCGCCGCCGGCCTGGACGCCGACGCCATCGCCGCCCATGCCACCGCCCTGCTCGCGGGCGGACTGTTCCCTTCCGAACCCCGCGCGCGGCGTCCCGCCGCGCGCCGCACCCCCACCCGGCAAGGACGCTGACCCATGCCCGCCCTTTTCCGCCTGCCCGCCCTATTGCGCATTACCCCCTGGCGCCGCCTGGCGCTGGGCTGCCTGCCCCTGTGGCTGGCGGCCTGCGGCAACGATGCCGCGCCTTTCTACCAAGGCTATGTCGAAGGCGAATTCGTCTACATGGCCGCCTCGCAGGCCGGCCGCCTGCAAACCCTGCATGTGGCGCGCGGCCAGCAGGTGCAGGCCGGCGCGCCGCTGTTCGCCCTAGAAGCCGACCCCGAAGCCCAAGCGCAGCGCGAGGCACGCGCGCGCCTGGCGTCAGCGCAGGCGCAGCGGCAAGACCTGGCCACCGGCAAGCGCGCGCCCGAAGTCGATGTCGTGCGCGCGCAGCTGGCGCAGGCCGAGGCCGAAGCCAAACGGGCCGCCGCGCAGCTGGCGCGCGATCGCGTGCAGTTCCAGGCCGGCGGCATCGCGCGCGCGCAGCTCGACGACAGCCGCGCGCAGGCGCAGTCCAGTGCGGCCCGCGTGCGCGAACTGCGCGCCCAGTTGCAAGTGGCTGGCCTGCCGGGCCGCGACGAGCAACTGCGCGCCCAGGACGCCCAGGTCGAAGCCGCCCGCGCCGGGCTGGCGCAGGCCGATTGGGCGCTGGCGCAGAAACAGGTGGCCGCCGCCCAGGCCGCGCGGGTGTTCGATACGCTGTACCGGGTAGGCGAATGGGTGCCGGCCGGCAGCCCCGTGGTGCGGCTGCTGCCGCCCGGCAACATCAAGCTGCGCTTCTTCGTGCCCGAGACCGCCCTGGGCGGGCTGCGCTCGGGCCAGGCGGTGCGGGCGCGTTGCGACGCCTGCGGCGAACCGGTCGCGGCCACCATCAGCTATATCGCCGCCGAGGCCGAATACACCCCGCCCGTGATCTACAGCCGCGACAGCCGCGGCAAGCTGGTCTACATGGTCGAGGCCCACCCGGCCCCGCGGGACGCCACCCGCCTGCACCCCGGCCAGCCCGTCGAGGTCACGCTGCCATGACGCCAGCCTCTGCCCGCCCAACCTCTGCCACCCCGCCCTCTGCCGGCGCCCTGGTCATCGACGTGCGCGGCCTGAACAAACATTTTGGCGACAAGCACGTGGTCAACGACGTCTCGCTGCAGGTGGGGCGCGGCGAGATCTACGGCTTCCTGGGCCCCAACGGCAGCGGCAAAACCACCTGCATCCGGTTGATGTGCGGCCTGCTCACGCCCGACTCGGGCAGCGGCACGTGCCTGGGCTACGACATCCTGACCCAGAGCGCCGACATCAAGCGGCACGTGGGCTACATGACGCAGAAATTCTCGTACTGGGAAGATCTCACCATTCGCGAGAACCTCGATTTCGTGGCACGCATGTACGAAATGCCCGACCGCCGGCAGGCCGTGGAGCAGGCCCTGGAAGGCCTGGGCCTGCAAAGCCGCGCCAACCAGCTCACCGGCTCGCTGTCGGGCGGCTGGAAGCAGCGGCTGGCGCTGGCCGCCTGCCTGCTGCAT
Proteins encoded in this region:
- a CDS encoding HlyD family secretion protein translates to MPALFRLPALLRITPWRRLALGCLPLWLAACGNDAAPFYQGYVEGEFVYMAASQAGRLQTLHVARGQQVQAGAPLFALEADPEAQAQREARARLASAQAQRQDLATGKRAPEVDVVRAQLAQAEAEAKRAAAQLARDRVQFQAGGIARAQLDDSRAQAQSSAARVRELRAQLQVAGLPGRDEQLRAQDAQVEAARAGLAQADWALAQKQVAAAQAARVFDTLYRVGEWVPAGSPVVRLLPPGNIKLRFFVPETALGGLRSGQAVRARCDACGEPVAATISYIAAEAEYTPPVIYSRDSRGKLVYMVEAHPAPRDATRLHPGQPVEVTLP
- a CDS encoding ABC transporter ATP-binding protein gives rise to the protein MTPASARPTSATPPSAGALVIDVRGLNKHFGDKHVVNDVSLQVGRGEIYGFLGPNGSGKTTCIRLMCGLLTPDSGSGTCLGYDILTQSADIKRHVGYMTQKFSYWEDLTIRENLDFVARMYEMPDRRQAVEQALEGLGLQSRANQLTGSLSGGWKQRLALAACLLHEPQLLLLDEPTAGVDPTARRDFWEELHALAARGISVLVSTHYMDEAERCHKLAYLAYGRLLTQGTAASVTAEQGLATWAIHGRDLVPLGQRLRGSPGVDQTVAFGSALHVSGKDHALLERTLRQAVAGGDLKLEPVDTSLEDVFIYLMNHSTDNWSPA
- a CDS encoding TetR/AcrR family transcriptional regulator; amino-acid sequence: MPTSTPRPARKLGRPARPQRADSRDAMLDVATALFAAQGVAATTIAHIARRADVTPAMVHYYFKNREQLIDVVVAERLAPVIASVWAPAALPAGNGPGAAPPTPPEPRAMVAQVVARIMQCAAERPWLAPLWMREVVNEGGQLREKVFRYLPVERLHAFAATITSAQQQGAVNPGIEPRLVFLSILGMTLLPLATSALWQRIWDAQGRAAGLDADAIAAHATALLAGGLFPSEPRARRPAARRTPTRQGR